The window ATACTCAAAAGCTCGGATGGTTTTACATTAATTGAAATGATTTTAGTACTTTTTGTCATATCTGTCTTACTTATATTAGTTATCCCTAATGTTGTACAGCAAAAAGATAAGATTGATAAACAAGGGGCGGAAGCTTTGACAACCGTGGTGGAAACACAGGTTGAACTTTATTTGCTAGATAATGATCCAGGAATTCAGGTGACATTTGAGAAATTAAAGGAAGGAAATTATTTAAAACAAAAGCAGGTAGACAATGCAAAACAAAAAGGAATTACAATCGAAAATAACCAAGTGCGATTAAAATGACTGTATGGAATAATCGCGGATTTACACTATTGGAAACATTATTGACCTTGTTTGTAGTAGTAATGTTAGTTGGCCTACCAAGTTTTATTGGAAGTCAAGTTCTAGAAAAAATGGAAAGTATCTTATTTTTAGAAGATTTTCAAAGTCATTTATTGGCTATTCAAAATTATGCTTTATTAATGAATGAAAAAACAGAGATGAAGATTCAGAAATCGGGTGAAGTTTAATATTCTAGTCCAACAAATGTAGCTAGTTCTATCAATAAGGTAATTTATTTTCCGGGAGGCATGAGAACAGAAGCTACTTACAAAATCGGCTATATAAAAGGCAGTGGCCGTCCAACAAATTTTCAAACAATTCAATTTAAAGATAGATACAAAATATATCGTTTTAAATTTCAGATGGGAAGTGGTCGTTATACTTTGGAAGAAGCTTCATAATCAAGAGGGCTATCTAGTTTTAGAAGGATTGGTGTCCTTTTTCTTAGTGACAGGCGCAGTATTTTTGTATTTTCCAATAGTTTTAAACTTATTACAGCATTTAGAAAGTGAAAAAGAATCTGTGGAAATAAACCGCAAGCTTTATGAAGAGGCGCAATTTGAAGTAGAGGCTATTCAGCAAAAGAATAGCAGTTATGAGAAAGGGTTAGAGCTATATGGTCAAGGAAACCAAGAAATTAGACGAATCTACCAAATATCTATTTTGGTGGAATAACACAAAGGGATTTACGCTATTAGAAGCCTTAGTTGCAACCTTTATTTTAATTCTATGTCTATCTTTATTAACTCTTTGTAGTCAAAATTATAAAAAAATAAAGCAACAAACCTTTGATAATAGGCAAATAGAGTGGCATTTATTTCTTAACCAGATAGAACACGAGTTAGCGGCAACTATTTGTACAACGATTGAACCTGAAAAAGTAAGCTTTAAATACAAAGAAGGTACTGAAAAAACAGGTGCTTTCTTTTACG is drawn from Carnobacterium gallinarum DSM 4847 and contains these coding sequences:
- a CDS encoding prepilin-type N-terminal cleavage/methylation domain-containing protein; the protein is MTVWNNRGFTLLETLLTLFVVVMLVGLPSFIGSQVLEKMESILFLEDFQSHLLAIQNYALLMNEKTEMKIQKSGEV
- the comGF gene encoding competence type IV pilus minor pilin ComGF; amino-acid sequence: MVKETKKLDESTKYLFWWNNTKGFTLLEALVATFILILCLSLLTLCSQNYKKIKQQTFDNRQIEWHLFLNQIEHELAATICTTIEPEKVSFKYKEGTEKTGAFFYEKYNQMIRRRTTNGSGGHQPILLNVQTLNFSKKASFLVIKVTFANDESYEGKIKIQLEEEG
- the comGC gene encoding competence type IV pilus major pilin ComGC, producing the protein MKIKLKKILKSSDGFTLIEMILVLFVISVLLILVIPNVVQQKDKIDKQGAEALTTVVETQVELYLLDNDPGIQVTFEKLKEGNYLKQKQVDNAKQKGITIENNQVRLK